The following nucleotide sequence is from Coffea eugenioides isolate CCC68of chromosome 10, Ceug_1.0, whole genome shotgun sequence.
CCCACCTACTTGCCATCTCCGTCACATCCTCCGGAGTAGACTCAGACTCAGTACCACCGCGACTCAGTAGTCAGTAGACTGGGTAATTCAGGACCCTCCCGGaatcaaatttccaagaatTATTAAAGCAACCTTTAAGAAGAAAAATCCGGGTAAAAGAATCAGCTTCTGCCCACCCTCATTCATCAATCCCCCCCTCTCACCAAACGGACTTATCGGCAATCCCGTTGAGGAGGGGGCGTGACTCCGCTAGAAACTCAAGGTTGCTCCGCATGCCTACGTGGCAATATCTTTGGAACTCCTCCAAATTCATGAATCGGGCTGAGTTGCTGTGAGTCGACTCGAAGAGGGCCAGGTACCGGAGAACCTCTTCGAACAGGGACTCGTCACAGGGGATGGCCAGTGGCCCTGAGTTCGTAAACCCATATTCTTCCTCCGCCTGGAGCAATAGTTTCTTAAACAATGGATGGTTCAAGTACGTCGCCCGGACCACAAATCTTTTACAATCGGTCCCTACAGTGACGGCCACATGTCCAGCAGGTATATCCGACGGTAAGCGCTTGGCAGTCATTGATGCCTTCTTCCTCCACCGCCGTAGCATTTGGCGGAGTCTCACAATGTACCGGATTTTGCTGCACCCtgacatttttctttctttttttttgttttggttatatTTCTTtcacgagagagagagagagttgaggGAAGAGAACCTCTTAATAAGCTGAGAAGGCGAGGGGGCTCGGAAGGTGGGACGGCGGAGGATATATGTAGAGGTGGGGTTAGTAAATGCCCTTGGTTTCCtgaaataattacaaaatggCAGCGGCTGTGTTGCCACATATTTAAATGGCTTTTAATTGGCTGTACTGCGGTTTGATTAATTGGCTGTACTGCGGTTTGATTGGATTACTCAAATTTACACTAGTTAAGGGATTCGAATATATTATTACAACCTTGTTTGTATTAGTAacttttttgcaaaaaaaaaaaaatttaagtttttcgtaaacacatttttcaatcatttttttacatcaaatatatcaaatcgttacagtacaCTAATTTTGTTACATAACTTGATTGTGGTCAAACGTCTTTGAAGTAAAATTTATATTAAAATGTTAGATTTGATTAGACGGGCAAAATGAAGGGGGTTGCATATTAAGGCGATGccagaaaaataaatattactTTTCTTTTGGCAATTACAAAGACACTTGTCTTGCTCGCTAGTACATGAATTCATCTACATGTTTGTTCTAAAAGATTTTGTATAGCGAAATAATTAAGTCTTTGTTTGGACAGTCGTTTTTCATCGAAAAATTGCATGTTTTCCATGATCACATTTCCTCATTatcttttttcctcacatacatcaaatcgttacagtaatttttctacaaaaaatcctagaaaatgcaatccaaacacgaCCTTAGTTTCCCGAAAATTACTGgtcagaagaaaaaaaaaagatgtttaATGAGAATATAGGGGTGAATTGATTCTGACGATTTATAATTTATAGCATTTGGCTGCCGAATTTATAAATGGAAAAGTGTTGATTTTTAGGCTTTAAGGAATATTCTTATTTGCTCGCTTACTTTTAAATGTTCAGATGCGTTTTCATATGATTCTTAGACTCTATACAGGTTCTTCGTTTTCACTGCTGTCGCTATTTtggtttttttaattttatatatatatgaaatttAAGAAAGTGTTTAAATATAAGGGATGTAATTTAAGTGTGCTACTGAGTGTCACAGGatatttattagaaaattccatAATTTATTAACCATTAATTGTGCTTTGCCAAATTAAGTAATCTATTCTTataataaccaaaaaaaaaaaagtaatctaTTCTCATTTGGTAAGTAATTAATTTGAACTACGCACATGAGTTGCCATGTTTTTTGGAAGATAAATCTTTTGTGGGGAAGtaataagtaaaattttaaataaagaCACTTTTTCGggtgtgcgtgtgtgtgtgtccGCACTAGTTGTTGAACTTTTGACAAAAGAGCACAGGTTAGAAAAGgccacacaaaaaaaaaaaaccgggATACCGTTCCTATGTACGTAGTATCTACTAATAATAGAGGATAACCAACATATGTTGGTGCAAGTGGAAGGGCTTGCATCCCTTAACCATGAGGTCTCGAGTTTGAAATCCATGAGAATGGAAAAAATAATGTTGGGAGAGCTACCCCTTATGGGGTCTGACCCAACTCGAACAGGATTAGTTGTAAACCGTAAAACGGATTCGGACGCCTCGTTATCCCGACATCAACTTCTTAAACGTTGGCTGCTAAGCTCAAATGGTTGAAGATTTCTTATAAGGCCTtgcttggattgcatttttctagatttttttttgtagaaaaattattgtTGTGATTTagtatatgtgaggtaaaaaggtgattaaaaaatgtgttttcgAAAAAATgtagcaatttttctttgaagcaatccaaacaaggtatGTTTTTACAGTTTAGAGTAATTATTTGAAATTCTATATCTTAACCGTAATTATTGGAAAATTGCTACTTTCACTACTGGTGAACAATTGAGGCTTTAGAAGAAATAATAATGAAGTTCTGATCTAATGCTCGTGACTAAAAAGATCTTAGAATTTAGTAGTCTTAAGTCTCGCTAAATGTGTTTTTCAATTGAATGGTTTGTAATCAGTTTATATTGATCTCACTCACTAttgttgtatatatatatatgtatgtatgtgtgatTGAAGCAGCCATAGATAGAGTCATAGTGGTGGCTGCACGAAGTTTGGAAGTCCAAACTCCAAACTCCAAAACCCGCCACATCACATGCAGAGAAGGACTGTAGGACTCTCTGTCTCTCTAGGGGGAGGGTAGTTGGGCCGAAAGAGGCAGAttccttttaaaataaaaaatatttacttAATACTACATCCCTTTAACTAAAAGCTCTCTATTCTGTATTCTCCACATCTGACCCATGTGCGAGGCTGCCCCATCTGCAGTTTCATCCGAACAAGCAGCCAAAATGAAAATGCTCCTCCTCTTAATTAATCACTTTTGTTTAGTAGTTTCTACCGAATCAAATTTCAGTTAAATCTCAATGTACAGTACTACGTGGTATGCACTGTTTGAAACTCAAACGTTTGGACATTGAAGGTGTGTGACATGTGGCGTTTGTCCGAACTTCAACAACAATAATGCATTTTGTTCTGATTTTTGGTATCCATAATGCTCTTTATTTGTAGGGATTTTGGATGTTTGAAGGTCCATAGTTGGTATCCGTAATTTGGCATTGAAGCCACTCATTGGAAGGAAAGCTCAAGGTCCCACGTTGTGCATTCTTGTTAAGTGAGAGTTAGAATGCATCCCCCTAAACCTCAATATTGCATTTAGTGCCCCCACTTGTTAAGATTTAAGGAGCACAACATTTATAATTATATACCTTGTTCAATGTTTTAATCAGataccccccaaaaaaaaaaaaaaaaaaaaaaaagccaagcTACACTTCTCCAACATATAAAATCCATACAACCATTTGACAATTTTGGTGCATGTataatttcataaaaaaaaaaaaaaattagactcACTTTCCTATCCtacttttgtttttatttcacgACAATTACACTTTCCCCGATTTTGTTGCTTCTTACTAACTCTTCAATAAGTATTTGAAGATTTGGGAATATAATGAGCAAGAATTGTTATCTGTATTATGGATAGACAACAGTACTTGCGGGGATTTGGGGAATCAAGCTAAACTTCTTTCACTGCATAAAAATGGCTGCATTGGTCCCGTCCCAGGGTTAAAGGAGCATCGATCAATGATCCAGGTCAGTATGGTACTACTCCAATACAAGTATCAAGAAAGGAGGATGGGCCCCCAATGATTTGATGATGTGGCAGTGTCACTAGTGTTATCTGCTACGTTTCGGCGCGTATTTCAAAGAAATACCGTTATCTCACGTCAGCGTCAGGGGCTGATATGGCACCGTCTTGGGAGGCATCAGCACCGCCTCCAGCTACAGTTCATCTCCTATTGGTGCTCTGGTGGTAGTGGGGCACTGCACTGATCCACTGACCCCTTCCAATTGGGCCAATCACCAGTTGTCACTCAATATTCAAATAGCCCAATATGGCGGCATTTACATCAATATTTTAACAGCCCATGTTAAAACCTTTTTTGGGGGAGGGGCCTCAAGATAGGAATGGTAATTGGGACGGGTGTCCACATGGGACTAACGGGGAATTTCCACCTCCCTCCCCTCCCCTTTAGAAACGGAGCGGGGGAGTATATCCTCGCCCCATCTCCCGCCCTGTCATtagataaaaaatttaataaatatatgtctaattatatatataatatttaatttaattaattataaatttataataatgatattattagttatatatattatataatatatattggtatatgtaatataattgatattatcaatcataataataatcatacatgtctactaatagaaattattaattagttatattaaatttattaatacatttttactaaatttctaattacacttgaTACAATAACACTCTTTTTcttaaacaaaaatacaataatgatttagtgattgtatttgtgtcaaaagtgaaaacttgactactttaatTGTATTTGTTTCATCAGGTTGAATTGTATTCAAATAgcttttatttgattatttttatgagttttaattataaaattataataaataataatttgatgatatgttgatattttaatacttaattatttgttaaaatttgactataattaaattatataacaaatagAGGGAATTAATAGGCAAGGAGACGGGAGACGGGAGACGGGAGACGGGAGGCGGGGTAGGGgtcccgttgccatccctactcAGAAGTATTTGCAGCAAGGGCGTCTAGGTTCCGGGCAGCTGAGTTGTACTCAGCAGACTCGCAAGTTTTTTACGGCCCCTCCCCTCCACCCGCCGTGGCCACTTTTTTGTACGGCCCAGTTGGAATTGGTCTTTCGACGTGATTAGTTTATTCATTTCAATGTTGAACATGACGAAACTTACACACGAACGTCAAGATTTTTGAACGGCGGGCACTCGGTTCAGTACGGGTTCCAGCTATATAATAATTTGCAATCAGCTAAGTTTTTGGAAGTTtttgtttggggggggggggggatgaGATAGATGAAAACAAAGAATGGTCTAGAAAAATGCTTAGGCGGGCCGGGCCGACCTCTGCATTTACAGCTAATAATCCTTTGATTATTCAACCATCGCTAAATATTCTCATTAGACACTTCCTAAAGCTTTAAACACCAGTTCACAAATTCCGCAACTGTGTTTTGTCGTAGAATAGAGAATGTCCAGTTCTATCCACGAATTTGCATCCAAGCTTTTTGGCTTTGCGAAGAATGCTGTGGGATTAAGCCCGACAATCTCGGTGGACGTATGCCCCTTTAGCAATAGCAGAATAGCTGTCACAGGCAATGGATATTATTGCTTAGCTCAACTCATTTTTGGCTTCATGCAAAAATTTGGAATCAACAACCACATAGCAGCTGCGCATCAAATGTTCAATGTTTGCTCAATATTCTTCTTGCTAATTGATTATATGCAGACAAAGCAACGTGAGGGCGTAAATCTTGCTCTTATGTACGTATACATGGCCTCGTACGCTGATCAGATTCCCGCATGGTTATGAGTAATAAACTAAGAAAGTTACATTGCGCCACGAGAAAACATCCATGGAACCTCAAGTCCACCTCACTTGATTGGCTCTTGCGTAATTATCTTTGACAAGCAAACCTTGATTTGATTGATCAACAACACGGTCAAATGAATGACAAATCAGTTGGGATAAAATTCATACTGACGATGGATCGGTACTTTATGACTTCTTATTTCCAGCTTTTGGGAACACGTAGAGATGACAGTTCTGAGCGATGCTAGTGCATTTCTGACACAAATGTGCATTAAGGGCAAAACTTTTTTATGAGAAGGAACCGACCAAACAGATTTGGAGAAATAAAAACAAGCTCGATCCAAGATTCACTGCAACAAAATGAGTTGGATTTGCAAATATTTATGAGCAACGCAGTTTTGGCAGAGCTTGGATTTACACCTCAAGATTTACTCCTCTCAAGAGTTGGTTCTAAGTTCATGACATAATTAATTAAGCAAAGGAGTTTGTGGCCTAAATCTTGCTCCTCAAACAAACTCATCTATGAGCAAGTGATGTAGTTCTTGTGAAGGTAGTAGTAGTACAACGCATATCGCCACGTCAAAAAAAACTAAGAGATTTTCTCAACCATCAATGGTGAAAGATTTCATTCATCATAGTACGTCCTCATGCTCATGGCTGTTGTGACTTGTAAAAGGAAGCAGTGTCATCATCAACTCCGTACATTTCGTCTCCTCCTTAATCAGTActtaattaagaaaagaaatcggATTCATGAAACGGAGAAAACAGAAAACGCCAAAAGGTGCCCGCTTTGTTTGGTAGCGTACTGCTGGAGTAGTAAAATAGCGGTTCTAATTAAGCGGGGTTTAGTTTTAATCAGTTTAGCTTTTAGCAAGACGTGTCAATGAAACCGTGGCATGGCGACAGCAAAAAGATTCTTGATTTAGGGTAGCTTTTGTTATGATTAAATTGATGTAGCCAGCTTTATTccataaataaattaaacaaaagCGAAAGCCGGACACCACACTTGGTAGACCCTCATTTTGTTGCTAATCCAGTCCTGCTGCCTGGCTTTTATGGGATGATAGTCTGCAAAAGAATCAATTTAAGATGACCGGATTAGTCAGAAAAGCATTAACTACATAACCAATTCCAATTTCCAAGCCCTTTTGcatagttgtattttaattcaaatttCACAATTCTAGCAAACGCCCAGATGCTGGTTTTCTCAGTCACAACTCACCCAACAAATAAATagatgaataaataaataagagaGCTAAAAATGGGGTCCAAATAATGATGGTGGGAATCCAGCATAAAAAGAATTGGAGGTAGGTTCAAATTCCAATAATAATGTAAATGAGTACGTTGATTAACTCCTCAACGCCAGACAGTTTCTGTATCTGGGAAGCATATTTCTTGGATGAATTTCCTGGCTAACCGTTCCAGAATCATGGAACGACCGACTGTCACATTCTACATGATTGGATCAACTGTCCAGGTGACTTGTAAGTGAAAGAACGGCCGTCTGTGTATCTGGATGACCACCAGCGTTTTGAAAacttttagggtgatctgatgaATCTGTGAAAAGTTACTAGCTAGAGATGTTTACTAAATTATTAGTAACAGATTTCCAGGCCCTTAATTCGAGTTATTCACTTCTTATGTAATCTCCTCTTTGGTAGTTGGTACCTTGATCACAATTCAGGTAACAGAAATATCAGGAGTTAGCTGCCTTCAATCTGGAAGCGGAATTCTCCCATCCCTTCTCTTCAGTAGTTTGAGTTGTCGAGATCCTCGTTACTTGTAATTGTACCACTACTGGATTCGATGATGTTGGTCATATATTGTACTTTTGCGTATATGTTAAAGGTCTAAACAAAACACCGCTCTACAACTAAAAAGTTGAAGACAGTACAGATAAAACTGCACTGAAACCTATAGATTTCAGCCCCAAGTGTCTGCCTCAGGAGTGAGGCCTCCTTCTTTAGTAGCATCATGAATTGTATACAATTTACTACTGTTGACGTCAACGGCGCGAACCGAAAGCTTCGCTTGTTCCAGCTTTTCAGACCATCAATTCATAAACCCTCTTCTAACCCACCAATCCTGATTGATAGCGGCCAATGTTGTACATGTATAAACAATCTAACGACCACTCTGATTACGTAGAACTTGGAGTAACTTTTCATCCGTTCTTATTAAACTAAGTCATCCTATGGTGATTGAATGATTTTCACAACTATGATTGCAGGGTGCAGATCAAGTCCTTAAAAGATACTCACATGGGTTGGTGTAAGGGCTCTGCAGCCTGTATCAATAATCTATCTGATGTATAAAGTCAAAAGAACAATAGGCGTAGTAGGAGAGGCAGCGTAGCCCATTGCAGAGGATTATTATCCTTAGTTCTTACACATGGATTACGGATATAGGTCATTCCCGACAAATACGTATTACGTATCAGCCGATACCGATGCGTATCGGTCGAATCGTAACCAGAAGGGATCGATACGATACCGATCTCCGAATTACGGATATTACCATGTCCGCGGCGACTCACTCTGACTCAGCTAATATTGGCCGATTCGAATTCGTGATGCATGGTATCGACCGATATATCCAAGTCCACTCGGAGTCGATTCAGATATTTTTTCAAATTGTgtctttttttatattttctaatttttgtaattttttcaaattttttggaaactttcatgTATTATAATGTGCGTATCACCCGATATTCAACCGATATGCCGCGACGGATGTGAAACAACCGAGACCGCAACCCACGACCGCGAACGTGATAGGCGTAGTAGGAGAGGCAGCATAGCCTATTGCAGAGGATTAGTATTCTTAGTTCTTACACATGGATTAAGGATATAGGTCATTCCCGAGAAATACGTATTAGTCTTTATCCCTCTAGCTCCATCCATCCCTTGTGGGATTTCATATAAACTTTTCCTTCCGTGGTCCGCTGCATTATAGAGAAAAAGCATTTAAAGCAATGATGGACAAATGAGAGGAACAAGTTCCCCATTCAAGGATTTTGAGTCTAGGTGATCGTTGATTCAGCAACAGCAGCCACAATTTGATTGCACCAGAATCTAGTTCTTGAATAAAAGTAGACATTATTGAAGACGATTGTCAAGGGCTTCAAACCCAGGATGCAGGTTTCATCCTTCATTCTCTCGGTTGTAAGGAAATAATGGACTCCTATCTTTTGCAGAAAGTAGATGCTATAACTCTCGCGAGCATGCCCCGTCTTTTGCATCAAACGTACCAATCGTGGACCGTACTTCAATTCAGCAACCGTTGACACGATTAGCCTACTAAATCATGCAGGGGGCATATGACCTTATTCCTAGTGATTCCATTGTTTAGTGGACGATGCGGAGTTGAGGTTCGCTAGTCTTTCTCTCAATCACTTCCCATCATTCGATTCTTTAGTTAAAGcaaatgattgaaaatgattgatTGCAGCTTTAGCCAATTCCAAGAATAATAAACAAACGCTACAAGGCTTACCAGCGAAATAGATGAGATTCACATGGACTTCTGCCTCTCGGCGGAAgaatggcaaaaaaaaaaaagaattagcaGGTAAACGGATTTAACAAAAGAATTTTCATGTATTCAAATTCCTGAGAAAATAGTCAGGGAAGGCATATGCTATACAATCATATGTATTTCCAGATTCTCCATAGCCAAGACACAAAAATGTTTCAGCTAAATGAACCTCAATTGAGATCTTTCCCAGCAAAAACCTGTTCCATTTTCTCCTATTAGCGCAACCAGAAATATCACAGCTTCCAGTTTAGCTTCCAAAACGGGTGGTAAAATTCTTTTCCGGGTGCCGTCCAAGTTCAAGTTTCGTGTCATAAATTCGGAATAgccataattaaagtacttgaAAATATCTTTGAGATCCATTCTTGGCAGGTCGGGAACTGGGGTTGTCAGAGGTTGGACAAATTAGAAAGAGGTAAACCAAACAAAGATTCGGCCTTTAACTGCTGCTCCTCTTCATTCAAATACTACTAACTACTTGATTAATAAAACCTGCCCAAGACCAAGAGAGGGGAGATGTGATGGAATCATACCCTTCTTAGGAATTAGGATGGAGAGTCTACTCTAGAAGCCATGTTATTGGCCCGGATTGCACGGGAGCTTTTGTCATAACGCTCTCTGTTTTCTTCCTATTATTAAAATCCAACCCGCACATGGCAGGAAGATGCAACTCCGGCCATCATTTACCAACCTGAAACTCCGCCATTTTCCCATCTCCATACTTCGTACAGCAAATTTCCTATTATTAAAAACGATTACTTTCCTTTACAGCTTTCGTTTTCCATTGGATTTATAGGAGGGACCCAAAGTGGAATATGGAGTGTTCAGAAAGGGACCCCGTACCCAATGCTGATCATCCATTCCCCTACAATATATTCTCTGATCTGATATATGGTTTACATAATTGTTGATTGGTTCTAATTATAAGTGCATTGGCAAATCCAATGTACTTACACCCTAAAACAGCAGATATGATTTTGTAAATCACAAAAAAAGTTCTTGCACTTTGTCTCACAAGCCCACCAAAAAACAAATAAACTTCGATCTCATAGGTTTTTGACGTCTCTAGAGTTTAGGTTACAAATAATAAAGGGCTATCTATCACGACGGGTCCCCCTAAAAAACACAATCCGAGTTTTATCCAAATGAGCGATCTAGATTCACAATCAGCTAAGATTTGCCTCCATCTTACTTGCTGTAATCATGAACCGACGACAGGAAGCGTTCAGCTGCCATCACTGCAAAAGAAAAACGGAGAATTTGAAATTTGTAAGATCCAATCTGTGCCAGTATTAGCCTGACGCAAGTGGCTAGAACAATTTTTGAAGCATTCGAGACAGTTCGGTTAACAATAAGAGCATTTTTGGACTGGTTAAGTCCAGTTCTCTTAAGATTTATTAGAGCAACTCAAAGCATTTCTCAACAATTAACCTAAACTTGCAATGCATACACGCATATGCATAGAATAATAATTTGCCTTTGAAACCATTCAACCCAACTTTCTTCGACCGATCATAGGGAGAAATATTTTGACACTGAGAGGATGAAGCCACTAATATTTTCCATTTAAACAAAGCCATGTtcttaaatttaaataaataaaaataaaaaaaaaacagtgacAAGCAGCACTTTTGTAGACTGCCTTTGCTTCTGCACAGCAGAAAACCTACCAAGCAATCAACGCAGAGTAGAAGCTGTTTCACTTTAGTGGCGCAAAATaactgaaatctaaaatcaTATAGATACAAATCGTCCAATAGTATTACAACTCGACCTTTTTGCGGTAAGCAATCATCCtggaaagggaaaaagaaaataaagggaAATTTCTCATGCCCGGGACAATTACACCTTTGAGAAATAACGAAGCATTTGCCTCCATAGCTGGAGATTTACATCGTGAACAGAGAATGACTAGGTATAATCAGCATCCATGACAACATCACCAGTAGACTTGCAGCTTTAAATTGCATTGCCTTCAAAACTCTCATATTCTTCACTTCAATAATGAACTATTATAGGCCCTTGATGCTCAAAGAAAGCTTTTAGAAAATGCTGGTATTACCTACACAATGGATGGCACACAAAATCCAAATACAATGAACATTAGTTCATctaaatcaagaaaagaaaacatgaaACAATTGGCAGAGCCACCAAATCAAGATAGTATGCAAAATAAGAGCATAAAGGAAAATCACTTCAAGAGGGTGACTTGAAAAGCTGACAAGATGGCAAGCCAACAATACAGAGAAGAATGTTattcaatttttcaattttcacaaGTAACAATTACCAAGCGTGGAACCTGCAAAATGTATGCACATCGACTTCAAGGAAATTTTCATCAATTCTCACTTTTCCTTCTCTTAGACTTCTTATTATGACTTTCAGTATTTACAGCAAATGTTTTCCCATCATTTGCGGCTTTATCAGGCTCTGAAATTTCTCCGGTTTGCTCGTTTGCTCTCCTCTTTTTAATTGTACTGCAATACCAGTTTTCGCAGACAACATCACTACTCGTCAAGCCAAATAGTAATAAACCGTAAGATAGACGCACTCATTTAAAACAAGATAAATAAACTCAGACCAAATTCATTTTTATGCCAAGTAGAATTTCAGACTAGAACCTGTCAGATTGTGACCATTCCTCCAAATGTCTTTCCAACCATTTAACACATCCTGTGTGAGCAGGAAGCAATGAGCCAGATACGTGCAGTATTTCTTCATCGAAGCTACAATGACAAGTTACGACATACAATTATTTAaccatttcatccaaatttCATAGTGAAACTACTTAAATCTGCAAGTA
It contains:
- the LOC113750106 gene encoding auxin-induced protein 6B, which produces MSGCSKIRYIVRLRQMLRRWRKKASMTAKRLPSDIPAGHVAVTVGTDCKRFVVRATYLNHPLFKKLLLQAEEEYGFTNSGPLAIPCDESLFEEVLRYLALFESTHSNSARFMNLEEFQRYCHVGMRSNLEFLAESRPLLNGIADKSVW